The following coding sequences lie in one Halorarum halophilum genomic window:
- the mptA gene encoding GTP cyclohydrolase MptA codes for MSHNLPDVQASRPDVTVGLSQVGVTGVEKLVKISRNGDRPWILMADFSVFVDLPGERKGIDMSRNMEVIDEVLEATTREEAYRVEDVCGDAADRLLAKHEYTSTAVVEMTAELVQRENTPASDHQTQSTVEVIASATATEAGTREEIGARVTGMTVCPCSQGMSESRARDKLAELGVDDGTVEEFLEAVPQPGHSQRGHATLTFTAEGAPEVDLLDVIDTARDSMSARIYNYAKRPDEDHMTYHAHMNAKFVEDCVRTMAEDVVEEFSHLADDVTVYMKQSNDESIHQHNAHAEREVPMGLLREELA; via the coding sequence ATGAGTCACAACTTGCCCGACGTGCAGGCGAGCCGGCCCGACGTCACGGTCGGACTCAGCCAGGTCGGGGTGACCGGCGTCGAGAAGCTGGTGAAGATCAGCCGGAACGGCGACCGGCCGTGGATCCTGATGGCCGACTTCTCGGTCTTCGTCGACCTGCCAGGCGAGCGGAAGGGCATCGACATGAGCCGGAACATGGAGGTCATCGACGAGGTGCTCGAGGCGACGACTCGCGAGGAGGCCTACCGCGTCGAGGACGTCTGCGGGGACGCCGCAGATCGACTCCTCGCGAAACACGAGTACACGTCGACGGCCGTGGTCGAGATGACCGCGGAACTGGTGCAGCGCGAGAACACCCCCGCGAGCGACCACCAGACCCAGAGCACGGTGGAGGTCATCGCCTCCGCGACCGCGACCGAGGCTGGGACGCGCGAGGAGATCGGCGCCCGGGTCACCGGGATGACCGTCTGCCCCTGCTCGCAGGGGATGTCCGAATCTCGCGCACGCGACAAACTCGCTGAACTCGGCGTCGACGACGGGACCGTCGAGGAGTTCCTCGAGGCGGTCCCCCAGCCGGGCCACTCGCAGCGCGGGCACGCGACGCTGACGTTCACCGCCGAGGGCGCTCCGGAGGTCGACCTGCTCGACGTCATCGACACCGCGCGGGACTCCATGAGCGCGCGCATCTACAACTACGCGAAGCGGCCGGACGAGGACCACATGACCTACCACGCCCACATGAACGCGAAGTTCGTTGAGGACTGCGTGCGGACGATGGCCGAGGACGTCGTCGAGGAGTTCTCGCATCTGGCGGACGACGTCACCGTGTACATGAAGCAGTCGAACGACGAGTCCATCCACCAGCACAACGCCCACGCCGAACGCGAGGTCCCGATGGGGCTGCTCCGCGAGGAGCTGGCGTAG
- a CDS encoding DUF7124 domain-containing protein, with product MDGGGSTDMTLAFELAALKRLADPNAVFNDARGWTEYVGVVSEKPTYVVTNFTRKHRVRQDFFSGPRGVRESLENVKGQFETDRHVFVGTTDEDEAVAEAAGWEFLPLEAAAEAAGWTLGDEDEAADPFDDEGRDDWP from the coding sequence ATGGACGGCGGCGGCTCAACCGACATGACGCTCGCGTTCGAACTGGCGGCGCTCAAACGCCTCGCCGACCCGAACGCCGTGTTCAACGACGCCCGGGGGTGGACCGAGTACGTCGGCGTGGTCTCCGAGAAACCGACGTACGTCGTGACGAACTTCACCCGGAAGCACCGCGTGCGCCAGGACTTCTTCTCGGGTCCGCGCGGGGTGCGGGAGTCGCTGGAGAACGTCAAGGGACAGTTCGAGACCGACCGGCACGTGTTCGTCGGGACGACCGACGAGGACGAGGCCGTCGCCGAGGCGGCCGGGTGGGAGTTCCTCCCGCTGGAGGCGGCCGCCGAGGCCGCCGGCTGGACGCTCGGCGACGAGGATGAGGCCGCGGACCCGTTCGACGACGAGGGACGCGACGACTGGCCGTAA